The Pseudomonas fluorescens genome includes a window with the following:
- a CDS encoding polysaccharide lyase family 7 protein → MIDLTVWNITLPVQTPAQVVATKAMPTLKNKYFDNNGQRIVFWAPVTGSHTGKSEYPRSELRETSKDGKLRNWRYNSGTNTLKGTLAVNQVPSEGRVVVAQIHAKDAPTPLLKLVYRYAKGTGNIDVEYRVKPKDKKSPVIYTVPNVPLNKTFSYSLQMDKQGKLSVLIGNSGKQVKLDPSWYGYNFYFKAGVYTLDNKGYSNEGGKVTYTKLDVSHK, encoded by the coding sequence ATGATTGACCTGACTGTCTGGAACATTACCCTGCCCGTGCAAACGCCGGCGCAGGTCGTGGCGACCAAAGCCATGCCAACCCTGAAAAACAAGTATTTCGACAATAACGGCCAGCGAATCGTCTTCTGGGCGCCGGTCACCGGTTCCCATACCGGTAAAAGCGAATATCCGCGCTCCGAACTGCGGGAAACCAGCAAGGACGGCAAGCTGCGCAACTGGCGCTACAACAGCGGCACCAATACCCTCAAGGGCACCCTGGCGGTGAACCAGGTGCCTTCCGAAGGCCGGGTGGTGGTGGCGCAGATCCACGCCAAGGACGCCCCTACGCCGTTGTTGAAACTGGTGTACCGCTACGCCAAGGGCACCGGCAATATCGACGTGGAATACCGGGTCAAGCCCAAGGACAAGAAGAGCCCGGTGATCTACACCGTGCCCAACGTGCCGCTGAACAAGACCTTCTCTTATTCGCTGCAAATGGACAAGCAAGGCAAGCTCTCGGTGCTGATCGGCAACTCGGGTAAACAGGTGAAGTTGGACCCGTCCTGGTACGGCTATAACTTCTATTTCAAGGCCGGTGTCTACACCTTGGACAACAAGGGTTATTCCAACGAAGGCGGGAAAGTGACCTACACCAAGCTGGACGTCAGTCACAAATGA
- a CDS encoding TAXI family TRAP transporter solute-binding subunit: protein MRVNKHFTLLAAAAALVVSTTAQAAPVYINILTGGTSGVYYPIGVGLSQIYSSGIQDAKTSVQATKASVENLNLLQAGRGELALALGDSVADAKNGVEDAGFKAPLTKLRAIAGAYPNYIQIVASQESGIKTLADLKGKTVSVGAAKSGTELNARAIFKAAGLTYQDMKVQYLPFAESVDLIKNRQLDATLQSSGLGMAAIRDLASTMALSYVAVPTDVVEKIGNPAYQSAMIPANTYDGQAEAVPTVAITNILVTREDVPDEVAYQMTKLLFENLTRLGTSHSAAKDITLKNAAKNLPIALHPGAERYYKEVGAL, encoded by the coding sequence ATGCGAGTCAACAAGCACTTCACCCTCCTGGCCGCCGCGGCAGCCCTGGTGGTCAGCACCACGGCCCAGGCCGCCCCGGTGTACATCAACATCCTCACGGGCGGCACCAGCGGAGTTTATTACCCGATCGGGGTCGGGCTTTCACAGATCTACAGCAGCGGCATCCAGGACGCCAAGACATCGGTGCAAGCCACCAAGGCCTCGGTGGAAAACCTCAACCTGCTGCAAGCCGGTCGTGGTGAGCTGGCCCTGGCCCTGGGTGACTCGGTGGCGGATGCCAAGAACGGCGTGGAAGACGCCGGTTTCAAGGCGCCGTTGACCAAGCTGCGCGCCATCGCTGGCGCCTATCCCAACTACATCCAGATCGTCGCCAGCCAGGAGTCCGGCATCAAGACATTGGCCGACCTCAAGGGCAAGACCGTTTCCGTCGGCGCGGCAAAATCCGGTACCGAACTCAATGCCCGGGCGATATTCAAGGCTGCGGGGCTGACCTACCAGGACATGAAGGTCCAGTACTTGCCGTTCGCCGAGTCGGTGGACTTGATCAAGAACCGCCAACTGGACGCCACACTGCAGTCCTCGGGCCTGGGAATGGCGGCCATTCGCGACCTGGCCTCGACCATGGCGCTGAGCTACGTAGCAGTGCCCACCGATGTGGTGGAGAAAATCGGCAACCCGGCGTATCAGAGCGCAATGATTCCGGCCAATACCTACGATGGTCAGGCGGAGGCCGTACCGACGGTGGCCATCACCAACATCCTGGTCACCCGCGAGGATGTCCCGGATGAGGTGGCGTACCAGATGACCAAGCTGCTCTTCGAGAACCTCACTCGCCTGGGCACCTCCCATTCAGCGGCCAAGGACATCACCCTGAAAAACGCCGCGAAGAACCTGCCGATCGCACTCCACCCCGGTGCCGAGCGCTACTACAAGGAAGTGGGCGCGCTGTAA
- a CDS encoding SMP-30/gluconolactonase/LRE family protein, which translates to MDASQSATAADQGRRVFLKKSLVVSAAAAALGNLPGLAQAEPLSQRYPDPLINILDPSFMDLRIFNASVEKLATGLRWAEGPVWVGDGRYLLVSDIPNNRIVRWDEVTGGLSVYRENSNFSNGMCRDRQGRLLVCEGSTTASEGRRITRTEHNGTITVLADSFEGKPLNSPNDIVCKRDGSVWFTDPPFQTGNNYEGHKVTPAQPHAVYRIDGETGKVTRVIDDLAGPNGLCFSPDEKILYVVEGRAKPNRLIWAITVKDDGTLGERRKHIEGLDYAAIDGIKCDESGNLWCGWGGNGDPKADLEKLDGVRVFNPEGKAIGHISLPERCPNVCFGGREGNRLFMAGSHSLYSLFVNTRGATFA; encoded by the coding sequence ATGGATGCTTCGCAATCTGCAACCGCCGCCGATCAGGGCCGCCGGGTATTCCTGAAAAAATCCCTGGTGGTCTCGGCTGCTGCGGCCGCCCTTGGCAACCTGCCCGGGCTCGCTCAGGCCGAGCCCTTGAGTCAGCGTTACCCGGACCCGCTGATCAATATCCTTGACCCCAGCTTCATGGACTTGCGCATCTTCAATGCCAGCGTGGAGAAACTCGCCACCGGTTTGCGTTGGGCAGAAGGGCCGGTGTGGGTCGGTGACGGTCGTTACCTGCTGGTCAGCGACATTCCCAACAACCGCATCGTGCGCTGGGATGAAGTTACCGGTGGCCTGTCGGTCTACCGCGAGAACTCCAACTTCTCCAACGGCATGTGCCGCGATCGCCAGGGCCGGCTGCTGGTGTGCGAAGGCTCCACCACCGCCAGCGAAGGCCGACGCATCACCCGCACCGAGCACAACGGCACTATCACCGTGCTGGCGGACAGTTTCGAAGGCAAGCCGCTGAACTCGCCCAACGACATCGTGTGCAAGCGCGATGGCTCGGTGTGGTTCACCGACCCACCGTTCCAGACCGGCAACAATTACGAGGGACACAAAGTCACCCCCGCCCAGCCTCACGCGGTGTATCGCATCGATGGCGAAACCGGCAAGGTCACGCGGGTCATCGACGACCTGGCGGGGCCGAACGGGCTGTGTTTTTCCCCGGATGAGAAAATCCTCTACGTGGTCGAAGGCCGGGCCAAGCCCAACCGCTTGATCTGGGCGATCACCGTCAAGGATGACGGCACGCTGGGTGAGCGGCGCAAGCACATCGAAGGCCTGGATTACGCGGCGATCGACGGAATCAAATGTGATGAAAGCGGCAACCTCTGGTGCGGTTGGGGCGGCAATGGCGACCCCAAGGCCGACCTGGAAAAACTCGACGGCGTGCGGGTGTTCAACCCTGAAGGCAAGGCCATCGGGCACATCTCCCTGCCGGAGCGCTGTCCCAACGTCTGCTTCGGCGGACGGGAAGGCAATCGGTTGTTCATGGCCGGCAGCCACTCGCTGTATTCGCTGTTCGTGAATACCCGAGGGGCGACGTTTGCCTGA
- a CDS encoding sugar phosphate isomerase/epimerase family protein has product MNTLDTPPSGLRGPGIFLAQFMSAEAPFDTLANIAQWAASQGYKAIQLPTSGTQYIDLARAAESQDYCDELKATCAQAGVEISELSTHLQGQLVAVHPAFDALFDDFAPAHLRGQPQARTEWAIEQLKLAARASQRLGLKAHATFSGALLWPYFYPWPQRPAGLLEQGFAELARRWLPILDCFDAAGVDLCYEIHPGEDLHDGASFERFLEAVDHHPRAAILYDPSHLLLQQMDYLGFIDRYHARIRMFHVKDAEFRPDARSGVYGGYQGWVDRPGRFRSLGDGQIDFKSIFSKLTQYDFSGWAVLEWECCLKDSQQGAAEGAAFIQRHMISKTGKAFDDFASVTADEDSNRRLLGLPPMPMT; this is encoded by the coding sequence GTGAATACCCTCGACACACCACCGAGCGGCCTGCGTGGCCCAGGTATTTTCCTGGCGCAATTCATGTCCGCCGAAGCGCCGTTCGATACCCTGGCCAACATCGCCCAGTGGGCGGCGTCGCAAGGCTACAAGGCCATTCAACTGCCGACGTCGGGCACCCAATACATCGACCTGGCCCGGGCCGCCGAGAGCCAGGACTATTGCGATGAACTCAAGGCCACCTGTGCCCAGGCCGGTGTCGAGATCAGCGAGTTATCGACGCACCTGCAAGGCCAGTTGGTGGCAGTGCACCCGGCGTTCGACGCGCTGTTTGACGACTTCGCTCCGGCCCATCTGCGCGGCCAGCCCCAGGCGCGGACCGAATGGGCGATCGAGCAACTCAAATTGGCTGCCCGCGCCAGCCAGCGGTTGGGGCTGAAGGCTCATGCAACGTTTTCTGGCGCGCTGCTGTGGCCGTATTTCTACCCCTGGCCGCAGCGCCCGGCGGGCCTGTTGGAGCAGGGTTTCGCCGAACTGGCCCGGCGCTGGTTGCCGATTCTCGACTGCTTTGACGCGGCGGGGGTGGACCTGTGCTACGAAATCCACCCCGGCGAAGACCTCCACGACGGGGCCTCGTTCGAGCGCTTCCTGGAGGCGGTCGATCATCACCCACGGGCGGCGATCCTCTACGACCCCAGCCATTTGCTGCTGCAACAGATGGACTACCTGGGCTTCATCGACCGCTACCACGCACGCATCCGCATGTTCCACGTCAAGGACGCCGAATTTCGCCCCGATGCCCGTTCCGGGGTGTACGGCGGTTACCAGGGTTGGGTCGATCGGCCCGGGCGGTTTCGTTCGCTGGGCGACGGCCAGATCGATTTCAAATCGATCTTCAGCAAGCTGACCCAATACGATTTCAGCGGTTGGGCGGTCCTGGAATGGGAATGCTGCTTGAAGGATTCACAACAGGGCGCCGCAGAAGGGGCAGCGTTCATCCAGCGGCACATGATCAGCAAGACCGGCAAGGCGTTCGATGATTTCGCCAGTGTCACGGCGGATGAGGATTCCAATCGACGGTTGTTGGGTTTGCCCCCAATGCCAATGACATAA
- a CDS encoding Gfo/Idh/MocA family protein — MNPVAPKIRMGFVGGGEGAFIGQAHRQAAGLDGGFELVCGAFSRDPRNTRQTGAALGLAASRCYHDWQQMLDTEALLPLDQRMELLVIVTPNHLHAPIASEALKAGFHVFSEKPAALDLNELLALREVLQGSRCLYGLAHTYLGYPMVWQAREMVRSGAIGQVRKVLVEYPQGWLSQDVAAQGNKQAEWRDDPGQSGLGGCIGDIGTHAFSLAEFVADQPIQQLCATLGTHVPGRQLDDDVAMLFKMAGGASGVLIASQVCTGEENPLKIRVYGDKGALEWRQEEPASLIHRAFDQPLRILRSGVGQPWLCAAATRRMRLPAGHPEGYLEAMANLYGDFAHAIRNHVEGPDVPGVPGIETGLRGMAFIEAAILNHRGDAKWTTVQTGASLL, encoded by the coding sequence ATGAATCCTGTAGCACCGAAAATAAGAATGGGCTTCGTCGGCGGTGGAGAGGGCGCGTTCATCGGCCAGGCCCACCGTCAGGCCGCGGGCCTGGACGGCGGTTTCGAACTGGTCTGCGGCGCATTCAGCCGCGACCCTCGCAACACTCGGCAGACCGGCGCGGCCCTGGGCCTGGCCGCGTCCCGTTGCTACCACGACTGGCAGCAGATGCTCGACACCGAAGCGCTGCTGCCGCTTGATCAGCGCATGGAATTGCTGGTCATTGTTACCCCCAATCATCTTCATGCACCCATCGCCAGCGAGGCCTTGAAAGCCGGTTTCCATGTGTTCAGCGAGAAACCCGCCGCGCTGGACCTCAACGAGTTGCTGGCCCTCAGGGAAGTGCTGCAAGGCAGCCGTTGCCTCTACGGGCTGGCCCATACCTACCTGGGTTATCCCATGGTGTGGCAGGCCCGGGAGATGGTGCGCTCGGGCGCGATCGGCCAGGTGCGCAAAGTGCTGGTCGAGTACCCCCAAGGCTGGCTCAGCCAGGATGTCGCCGCCCAGGGCAATAAACAGGCCGAATGGCGCGACGACCCCGGGCAGTCCGGCCTGGGCGGTTGCATCGGCGACATCGGCACCCACGCGTTTTCCCTCGCCGAGTTCGTCGCAGACCAGCCTATCCAGCAGCTATGCGCCACATTGGGCACCCATGTGCCGGGCCGGCAATTGGATGACGACGTTGCGATGCTGTTCAAGATGGCGGGTGGCGCCAGCGGTGTGCTGATCGCAAGCCAGGTCTGCACCGGCGAAGAGAACCCGCTGAAGATTCGCGTCTACGGCGATAAGGGCGCCTTGGAGTGGCGCCAGGAAGAACCGGCGAGCCTGATCCATCGCGCCTTCGACCAGCCTTTGCGCATCCTGCGTAGCGGCGTCGGCCAGCCGTGGCTGTGCGCGGCGGCCACGCGGCGCATGCGCCTGCCGGCCGGGCATCCCGAGGGCTACTTGGAAGCCATGGCCAACCTCTACGGCGATTTCGCCCACGCTATTCGCAACCATGTCGAAGGCCCTGACGTCCCTGGCGTGCCCGGCATCGAGACCGGCTTGCGTGGCATGGCCTTCATCGAGGCCGCCATCCTCAACCACCGTGGCGACGCGAAGTGGACCACCGTGCAAACCGGAGCATCCCTGTTGTGA
- a CDS encoding DUF1850 domain-containing protein: protein MIGLCLGLSGVVWAQLAVADFTLAWNHTIEKIRWEEDYRVSEQGLILGEARVKGNGAGMEIPDDARLENGSWHYQRQVPPLQPLKLGRTPQAGDYQLCFGGGCRAMSHWLGPPTEGQPTVELWSCGQS, encoded by the coding sequence GTGATCGGTCTGTGCCTGGGCTTGTCCGGCGTGGTCTGGGCCCAGCTCGCCGTGGCCGATTTCACGTTGGCATGGAACCACACCATCGAGAAGATTCGCTGGGAGGAAGATTATCGCGTCAGCGAACAGGGCCTGATCCTGGGCGAGGCCAGGGTCAAAGGCAATGGCGCGGGCATGGAGATTCCCGACGATGCAAGGCTTGAAAACGGCAGCTGGCACTATCAACGCCAGGTGCCGCCCCTGCAACCGCTGAAACTGGGCCGCACGCCGCAGGCTGGCGACTATCAGTTATGTTTTGGTGGCGGTTGTCGGGCGATGAGTCATTGGCTGGGGCCGCCGACAGAGGGCCAGCCGACCGTGGAGCTATGGAGCTGCGGACAATCCTGA
- a CDS encoding nucleoside permease, whose translation MTTMNARLSVMMFLQFFIWGGWFVTLGTFLSSTLGASGGQIGMAFSTQSWGAIIAPFVIGLIADRFFNAERILAVLHLLGAVLLYQLYSAADFSVFYPYVLVYMVVYMPTLALVNSVAFRQMRDPALEFSRIRVWGTIGWIVAGVVISFVFAWDSREAISAGGLRNTFLMAAVASLVLGLYSFTLPATAPLKEQARAGGVRQLLGLDALGLLKDRSYLVFFIASILICIPLAFYYQNANPFLAETGMTNPTAKMAIGQVSEVLFMLLLPLFIQRFGIKLALLVGMLAWALRYLLFAYGNNGDLAFMLFTGIALHGICYDFFFVSGQIYTDAKAPERFRSSAQGLITLATYGVGMLIGFWVAGQVTDHFVVAGGHDWQSIWLFPAGFALLVLLCFLFTFRGQQALAASSKA comes from the coding sequence ATGACCACGATGAATGCACGCCTCAGCGTGATGATGTTCCTGCAGTTCTTTATCTGGGGTGGCTGGTTCGTCACCCTTGGCACCTTCCTCTCCAGCACCCTGGGCGCCAGCGGCGGGCAGATCGGCATGGCGTTCTCCACGCAATCGTGGGGAGCGATCATTGCGCCGTTCGTCATCGGCCTGATCGCCGACCGCTTCTTCAACGCCGAACGGATCCTGGCGGTGTTGCACCTGCTCGGTGCGGTGTTGCTGTATCAGCTGTATTCGGCGGCGGATTTCAGCGTGTTCTACCCGTACGTGCTGGTGTACATGGTGGTCTACATGCCGACGCTGGCCCTGGTCAATTCCGTGGCGTTCCGGCAAATGCGCGATCCGGCGCTGGAGTTCTCCCGTATCCGGGTGTGGGGCACGATTGGCTGGATCGTCGCGGGCGTGGTGATCAGTTTTGTGTTCGCCTGGGATTCGCGCGAAGCGATCTCGGCAGGCGGCTTGCGCAATACGTTCCTGATGGCGGCCGTTGCTTCCCTGGTACTGGGGCTCTACAGCTTCACGCTGCCGGCCACGGCGCCGCTCAAGGAACAGGCCCGCGCGGGCGGCGTCAGGCAGTTGCTGGGGCTGGACGCGTTGGGGCTGTTGAAGGATCGCAGCTACCTGGTGTTCTTCATCGCCTCGATCCTGATCTGCATTCCCCTGGCGTTCTATTACCAGAATGCCAACCCGTTCCTGGCCGAAACCGGGATGACCAACCCAACGGCGAAGATGGCCATCGGGCAGGTCTCGGAAGTGTTGTTCATGCTGCTGTTGCCACTGTTCATCCAGCGCTTTGGCATCAAGCTGGCGCTGTTGGTGGGGATGTTGGCGTGGGCGTTGCGCTACCTGTTGTTCGCCTACGGCAATAACGGCGACCTGGCGTTCATGCTGTTCACCGGCATTGCCCTGCATGGCATCTGCTACGACTTCTTTTTTGTCTCGGGGCAGATCTACACCGATGCCAAGGCACCGGAGCGCTTTCGCAGCTCCGCCCAGGGGCTGATTACCCTGGCGACCTATGGTGTGGGGATGCTGATCGGCTTCTGGGTGGCGGGGCAGGTGACCGATCACTTTGTCGTGGCGGGCGGTCATGACTGGCAGAGCATCTGGCTGTTCCCGGCCGGTTTCGCGCTGCTGGTGTTGCTCTGCTTCCTGTTTACCTTCCGCGGCCAGCAAGCGCTCGCTGCGTCGTCAAAGGCTTGA
- a CDS encoding LacI family DNA-binding transcriptional regulator codes for MSNIREVARLAGVSVATVSRTLKSPERVLPETRDKVNAAVEQAGYRPNLMAVQFRSRRTGNLVILVPAIANTFFARVISGAQQAAQAAGYRLLLCDTRGRAQIEREFAALVYAHQADGVIQLRASDPFESMPAGVESLPLVNACEVVKNAPYPTISLDNRAAAQAMTEHLIGLGHRRIGIIKGPRSSPLTLDRVAGYQDALSQAGIAVDPSLICHGDFTLKAGDDGAGAMLALADRPSALFCENDEMAIGALRRIKQMGLRVPEDISLVGFDDIPFAAYCDPPLTTISQPAEIFGEKAVQMLIALIEKKPIAERHVVLPFELTVRGSTAPLA; via the coding sequence TTGTCCAACATTCGTGAGGTGGCCCGGCTGGCGGGTGTTTCGGTGGCCACGGTGTCCAGAACCCTGAAATCGCCCGAGCGGGTGCTTCCCGAAACGCGGGACAAGGTCAACGCGGCGGTGGAACAGGCCGGCTATCGGCCCAACCTGATGGCGGTGCAATTTCGCTCCCGGCGCACCGGCAACCTGGTGATCCTGGTGCCGGCCATCGCCAATACGTTTTTCGCCCGGGTCATCAGCGGCGCGCAGCAGGCCGCGCAGGCGGCGGGTTATCGATTGCTGCTGTGCGACACCCGGGGCCGCGCGCAGATCGAGCGGGAATTTGCCGCGCTGGTCTACGCCCACCAGGCCGACGGGGTGATCCAGTTGCGCGCCAGCGATCCTTTCGAATCGATGCCGGCAGGCGTCGAAAGCCTGCCGCTGGTCAACGCCTGCGAAGTGGTCAAGAACGCCCCCTACCCGACCATCAGTCTCGACAACCGCGCCGCCGCCCAGGCCATGACCGAGCACCTGATCGGCCTCGGCCACCGCCGCATCGGCATCATCAAGGGGCCACGCAGCAGCCCCCTGACCCTGGATCGCGTGGCCGGCTACCAGGATGCCCTGAGCCAGGCCGGTATCGCCGTCGACCCCAGCCTGATCTGCCATGGCGACTTCACCTTGAAGGCCGGTGATGACGGGGCCGGCGCGATGTTGGCGCTGGCCGACCGCCCCAGCGCACTGTTCTGTGAAAACGACGAGATGGCCATCGGCGCGCTCAGGCGCATCAAGCAAATGGGCCTGCGGGTGCCCGAGGATATTTCCCTGGTGGGTTTTGATGACATCCCGTTCGCCGCCTACTGCGACCCGCCCCTGACCACCATTTCACAGCCTGCCGAAATCTTTGGGGAAAAGGCGGTGCAGATGCTGATTGCTCTGATCGAGAAGAAGCCGATTGCCGAGCGGCATGTGGTGTTGCCGTTCGAGTTGACGGTGCGAGGCAGTACGGCGCCCCTGGCCTAA
- a CDS encoding TRAP transporter permease, translating to MSEDQHGIATDPRDWPKTLFYVALLFSIFQIVTAAFSPVSSIVLRAVHVGFLLWVVFLSYPAHGRQRPWQPLAWVLSLGGVATALYQWVFESDLIQRSGDLTTTDMIMGIVLVVLVFEAARRVMGIALPIICGLFLAYGLFGEYLPGDLAHRGYGLDQIINQLSFGTEGLYGTPTYVSATYIFLFILFGAFLEKAGMIKLFTDFAMGLFGHKLGGPAKVAVVSSALMGTITGSGIANVVTTGQFTIPLMKRFGYKAAFAGGVEATSSMGSQIMPPVMGAVAFIMAETINVPFVEIAKAALIPACLYFGSVFWMVHLEAKRSDLKGLPKDQCPSAWGAVKDSWFLLIPLGVLVYLLFSGRTPLFSGMVGLALTAIVILGSAIILKVSNYALRCAFWIALGLLCVGFFRLGIGVVFAVIGVLVVACWFMQGTRETLVICLHALVDGARHAVPVGIACALVGSIIAVVSLTGVASTFAGYILAIGRDNLLLSLILTMLTCLVLGMGIPTIPNYIITSSIAAPALLELGVPLIVSHMFVFYFGILADLTPPVALACFAAAPIARESGLKISFWAVRIALAGFVIPFMTVYNPALMLQGDNLWMTAYMLIKTLLAVGLWGMASTGYLQQKMPIWERLLCFAAGALLVVALPVTDEIGFVLGGLLILQHVWRARRSGRALA from the coding sequence ATGAGTGAAGACCAGCACGGCATCGCCACGGACCCGCGAGACTGGCCCAAGACCCTGTTCTACGTGGCCTTGCTGTTTTCAATATTTCAGATCGTCACCGCCGCGTTTTCTCCGGTCTCCAGCATTGTGCTGAGGGCGGTACATGTCGGCTTTCTGCTGTGGGTGGTGTTCCTCAGCTACCCCGCGCATGGCAGGCAGCGCCCTTGGCAACCCTTGGCCTGGGTCTTGAGCCTGGGGGGCGTGGCGACGGCGCTTTATCAATGGGTGTTTGAGTCGGACCTGATCCAACGCTCCGGCGACTTGACCACCACGGACATGATCATGGGGATCGTCCTGGTCGTGCTGGTGTTCGAAGCCGCGCGGCGAGTGATGGGCATCGCACTACCGATCATTTGCGGCCTGTTCCTGGCCTATGGCCTGTTCGGCGAATACTTACCGGGCGACTTGGCCCATCGCGGCTATGGCCTCGATCAAATCATCAACCAACTGTCGTTCGGCACCGAAGGGCTGTACGGCACGCCAACCTACGTGTCGGCCACCTATATTTTCCTGTTCATCCTGTTCGGCGCCTTCCTGGAAAAGGCCGGCATGATCAAGCTCTTCACCGATTTCGCCATGGGCCTGTTCGGTCACAAGCTCGGTGGCCCGGCCAAGGTGGCCGTGGTGTCATCGGCGCTGATGGGCACCATCACCGGTTCTGGCATCGCCAACGTGGTCACCACCGGGCAATTCACCATCCCGTTGATGAAGCGCTTCGGCTACAAGGCCGCGTTTGCCGGTGGTGTGGAAGCCACGTCCAGCATGGGCAGCCAGATCATGCCGCCGGTGATGGGCGCGGTAGCCTTCATCATGGCCGAAACCATCAATGTGCCGTTCGTTGAAATCGCCAAGGCCGCGTTGATACCCGCCTGCCTGTACTTCGGCTCGGTGTTCTGGATGGTTCACCTGGAGGCCAAGCGCTCCGACCTCAAGGGCTTGCCCAAGGACCAATGCCCCAGCGCCTGGGGCGCGGTCAAGGACAGCTGGTTCCTGCTGATCCCGCTCGGGGTGTTGGTCTACCTGTTGTTTTCCGGACGCACCCCCCTGTTTTCCGGCATGGTGGGCCTGGCATTGACAGCCATCGTGATTCTCGGCTCGGCGATCATTCTCAAAGTCTCGAACTACGCGTTGCGCTGCGCCTTCTGGATCGCCTTGGGGCTGCTTTGCGTCGGTTTTTTCCGCTTGGGCATCGGTGTCGTGTTTGCGGTGATCGGCGTGTTGGTGGTGGCCTGCTGGTTCATGCAAGGCACTCGGGAAACCCTCGTCATCTGCTTGCATGCGTTGGTAGATGGCGCGCGTCATGCCGTTCCAGTGGGGATCGCCTGCGCCTTGGTGGGCAGCATCATCGCGGTGGTCTCGCTGACTGGCGTGGCCTCCACCTTTGCCGGCTACATCCTCGCCATCGGCCGGGACAACCTGTTGCTGTCGCTGATCCTCACCATGCTCACCTGCCTGGTGCTGGGCATGGGTATACCGACCATCCCCAACTACATCATCACCAGCTCGATCGCCGCACCGGCCCTGCTGGAACTGGGCGTGCCGCTGATCGTGTCGCACATGTTCGTGTTCTATTTCGGTATCTTGGCCGACCTGACGCCGCCGGTGGCGCTGGCTTGTTTCGCCGCCGCGCCCATTGCCCGGGAAAGTGGCCTGAAGATCAGCTTCTGGGCGGTGCGCATTGCCCTGGCTGGGTTCGTCATTCCATTCATGACCGTCTATAACCCGGCCCTGATGCTCCAGGGCGACAACCTGTGGATGACGGCGTACATGCTGATCAAGACGTTGTTGGCCGTCGGGCTCTGGGGCATGGCGTCCACCGGCTACCTGCAACAGAAAATGCCGATTTGGGAACGCTTGCTGTGTTTTGCCGCCGGCGCGTTGCTGGTGGTTGCCCTGCCCGTGACCGATGAGATCGGCTTCGTGCTGGGTGGGCTGCTGATTCTCCAACACGTCTGGCGCGCACGACGCAGTGGGCGGGCCTTGGCGTGA